From the Garra rufa chromosome 17, GarRuf1.0, whole genome shotgun sequence genome, one window contains:
- the gjb9b gene encoding gap junction protein beta 9b has protein sequence MNWLSLQVLLGGVSQYSTAFGRVWLSVVFVFRILVFVVAIQQVWSDEQKDFICNTAQPGCTNVCYDKFFPISHIRLWALQIIFVTCPSLMVVAHVKYREMKDQKYTHDHKGEHLYANPGKKRGGLWYTYILSLVFKAGFDAGFLYILYLLYNFDMPNLTKCTEYPCPNTVDCYISRPTEKKIFTLFMVVTSSVCIFMCICEMLYLITKKVRKFLLTHKDRTTVTKPNYVRVDPTASSNQNLSNSEKAKEKDSEPA, from the coding sequence ATGAACTGGTTGTCCCTACAGGTCCTGCTTGGCGGGGTCAGTCAATACTCTACCGCTTTTGGCCGCGTCTGGTTATCTGTGGTGTTCGTCTTCCGTATCCTGGTATTTGTGGTGGCCATTCAGCAGGTGTGGAGTGATGAACAAAAAGATTTCATCTGCAACACCGCCCAGCCAGGCTGTACCAACGTCTGCTATGATAAATTTTTCCCCATCTCCCACATCCGTCTATGGGCTCTCCAAATCATTTTTGTCACTTGCCCATCTCTCATGGTGGTGGCTCACGTCAAGTATCGTGAAATGAAGGATCAGAAGTACACCCATGACCACAAGGGTGAACACCTGTATGCCAACCCAGGGAAGAAGCGTGGAGGGCTGTGGTACACCTACATACTCAGCCTAGTGTTCAAAGCTGGCTTTGATGCAGGCTTCCTTTATATTTTGTACTTACTTTATAATTTCGACATGCCAAATCTTACTAAATGCACTGAGTATCCTTGTCCAAATACAGTTGACTGCTACATCTCCCGTCCTACAGAAAAGAAAATCTTCACCCTCTTCATGGTGGTCACCTCGTCTGTGTGCATCTTCATGTGTATCTGTGAGATGTTGTACCTGATTACTAAGAAGGTTCGCAAATTCTTGCTCACACATAAAGACCGGACTACCGTCACAAAGCCCAATTATGTAAGGGTGGATCCAACAGCCTCATCAAACCAGAATCTCAGCAACTCTGAAAAGGCAAAGGAGAAGGATTCAGAGCCAGCATGA